A region of Rhizobium grahamii DNA encodes the following proteins:
- the ureC gene encoding urease subunit alpha has product MPYKISRAAYAGMFGPTTGDKVRLADTELFIEIEKDFTTYGEEVKFGGGKVIRDGMGQSQVTRANGAVDTVITNAVVIDHSGIYKADIGLKSGRIAAIGKAGNPDTQPGVNIIVGPGTEAIAGEGKIVTAGGMDSHIHFICPQQIEEALMSGLTCMLGGGTGPAHGTLATTCTPGPWHIARMIEAADAFPMNLAFAGKGNASLPGALEEMVLAGATSLKLHEDWGTTPGAIDCCLTVADEYDVQVMIHTDTLNESGFVEDTIGALKGRTIHAFHTEGAGGGHAPDIIKICGQSNVIPSSTNPTRPYTVNTIAEHLDMLMVCHHLSPSIPEDIAFAESRIRKETIAAEDILHDIGAFSIISSDSQAMGRVGEVAIRTWQTADKMKRQRGRLKEETGENDNFRVRRYIAKYTINPAIAHGLSHEIGSIEVGKRADLVIWNPAFFGVKPDMVLLGGSIAAAPMGDPNASIPTPQPVHYRPMFASYGKSLTNSSVTFVSQASLDAGLKGKLGVAKDLLAVRNTRGGISKASMVHNNLTPHIEVDPETYEVRADGELLTCEPATVLPMTQRYFLF; this is encoded by the coding sequence ATGCCTTACAAGATTTCCCGCGCCGCCTATGCCGGCATGTTCGGCCCGACCACCGGTGACAAGGTACGCCTTGCCGATACGGAGCTCTTCATCGAGATCGAGAAGGACTTCACGACCTACGGCGAAGAGGTGAAGTTCGGTGGCGGCAAGGTGATCCGCGACGGCATGGGGCAGAGCCAGGTAACGCGCGCCAACGGTGCCGTCGATACCGTCATCACCAATGCGGTCGTGATCGACCACTCCGGCATCTACAAGGCGGATATCGGCCTGAAGAGCGGGCGCATCGCGGCGATCGGCAAGGCGGGCAATCCGGACACGCAGCCGGGCGTCAACATCATCGTCGGCCCGGGCACCGAGGCAATTGCTGGCGAGGGCAAGATCGTCACGGCCGGCGGCATGGACAGCCACATCCACTTCATCTGCCCGCAGCAGATCGAGGAAGCACTGATGAGCGGTCTGACCTGCATGCTCGGCGGCGGCACGGGGCCGGCGCATGGCACGCTGGCAACGACCTGCACGCCCGGCCCCTGGCACATCGCCCGCATGATCGAGGCAGCAGATGCGTTTCCGATGAACCTTGCCTTCGCCGGCAAGGGCAATGCCTCACTGCCGGGCGCGCTCGAGGAAATGGTCCTTGCGGGTGCCACGTCGCTGAAGCTGCACGAGGACTGGGGCACGACGCCGGGCGCGATCGATTGCTGCCTGACCGTTGCCGATGAGTATGATGTGCAGGTGATGATCCACACAGATACGCTGAACGAAAGCGGCTTCGTGGAAGACACGATCGGCGCGCTTAAGGGGCGCACGATCCACGCCTTCCACACGGAAGGAGCCGGCGGCGGCCACGCGCCCGATATCATCAAGATCTGCGGCCAGTCGAACGTCATTCCGTCGTCCACCAATCCGACGCGGCCCTATACGGTCAACACGATCGCCGAGCATCTCGACATGCTGATGGTCTGCCATCACCTGTCGCCGTCGATCCCCGAAGACATTGCGTTCGCGGAAAGCCGTATCCGCAAGGAGACGATCGCGGCGGAAGACATTCTGCACGACATCGGCGCCTTCTCGATCATTTCCTCCGACAGCCAGGCGATGGGCCGTGTCGGCGAGGTTGCGATCCGCACCTGGCAGACAGCCGACAAGATGAAGCGCCAGCGTGGCCGGCTTAAGGAAGAGACCGGCGAGAATGACAACTTCCGTGTTCGCCGCTATATCGCCAAGTACACGATCAATCCGGCGATCGCCCACGGCCTCAGCCACGAAATCGGCTCGATCGAAGTCGGCAAGCGCGCCGACCTCGTGATCTGGAACCCGGCCTTCTTTGGCGTGAAGCCCGACATGGTGTTGCTTGGCGGTTCGATCGCGGCAGCGCCCATGGGCGACCCGAACGCGTCGATCCCGACGCCGCAGCCGGTGCACTACCGTCCGATGTTCGCCTCTTACGGCAAGAGCCTGACGAACAGCTCCGTGACCTTCGTCAGCCAGGCCTCGCTCGATGCCGGCCTGAAGGGCAAGCTTGGTGTCGCCAAGGATCTGCTTGCGGTCAGGAACACGCGTGGCGGCATCTCCAAGGCGTCGATGGTCCACAACAACCTGACGCCTCACATCGAGGTCGATCCGGAGACCTACGAGGTGCGCGCCGACGGCGAGTTGCTGACGTGCGAACCGGCGACGGTACTGCCGATGACACAGCGCTATTTCCTGTTCTGA
- a CDS encoding Urease operon accessory protein, with the protein MIVGNGEIGAKAAAAVADASFVIRFNECRSYEASPGRTDVVAVCNTGRPGKAMVASQAWREHPGVREAAAIWSVRDPRKFAELKAPLAVSHPELDDFCDDYTSQFNAFCADAGKTHVVVDKAIHEAVDAALAAYHPAPYVVPSSGMIVIAEVMNRFPEAAIDLAGFGHAGWEWHPFAAERQLVDLYVAEGRVTRLPANASVSSSQGA; encoded by the coding sequence ATGATCGTCGGCAACGGAGAGATCGGCGCGAAAGCGGCGGCCGCTGTGGCGGATGCCTCTTTCGTTATCCGCTTTAACGAATGCCGGTCCTATGAGGCAAGCCCGGGCCGCACCGATGTCGTCGCGGTCTGCAATACCGGCCGGCCGGGCAAGGCGATGGTCGCGTCGCAGGCGTGGCGCGAGCATCCAGGCGTGCGTGAAGCTGCGGCGATTTGGAGCGTGCGCGATCCCCGGAAGTTTGCCGAGCTGAAAGCGCCGCTCGCCGTATCGCATCCCGAACTCGACGATTTCTGCGACGACTACACGAGTCAATTCAATGCGTTCTGTGCGGATGCTGGCAAGACGCATGTGGTCGTTGACAAAGCGATTCATGAGGCCGTGGACGCTGCACTCGCTGCCTATCACCCGGCGCCCTACGTCGTGCCGAGCAGCGGCATGATCGTTATTGCTGAAGTGATGAACAGATTTCCCGAGGCGGCCATCGATCTTGCGGGCTTCGGCCATGCGGGGTGGGAATGGCATCCCTTCGCTGCCGAGCGGCAGCTTGTCGATCTTTATGTCGCCGAGGGCCGCGTTACGCGGCTGCCGGCGAACGCATCCGTTTCTTCCTCCCAAGGAGCCTGA
- a CDS encoding lysozyme inhibitor LprI family protein encodes MRTSLYLLVAGIGTFIAFGARAEDVDCNNPVTQTDMTACEQERQETADKALNVQYKITRAALAAVDKDLEGDMRGAEEALVKAQRAWVNFRDAECEAAGFQARGGTMEPMLVAGCIAELTDERTKQLKELAETMGN; translated from the coding sequence ATGCGCACGAGCTTGTATCTCCTGGTGGCCGGTATCGGCACGTTCATCGCCTTCGGCGCCAGGGCGGAAGATGTGGATTGCAATAATCCGGTCACGCAGACCGACATGACAGCTTGCGAGCAGGAGCGTCAGGAAACCGCCGACAAGGCATTGAACGTGCAATACAAGATCACCCGCGCGGCGCTTGCTGCGGTCGACAAGGACCTCGAGGGCGACATGCGCGGCGCCGAAGAGGCGCTGGTGAAGGCGCAACGCGCCTGGGTGAATTTTCGCGATGCGGAGTGCGAGGCGGCCGGCTTCCAGGCGCGCGGCGGCACGATGGAACCGATGCTCGTTGCCGGCTGCATTGCGGAGCTGACGGACGAGCGCACCAAGCAGCTCAAGGAACTCGCAGAGACGATGGGCAACTGA
- a CDS encoding urease subunit beta has product MIPGEIIAASGDIELNVGAPTITLDVSNTGDRPVQVGSHYHFAETNAGLSFDRDKAQGMRLDIPAGTAVRFEPGQTRSVTLIPLSGKREVYGFRQLVMGKL; this is encoded by the coding sequence ATGATCCCAGGAGAAATCATTGCCGCAAGCGGCGACATCGAGCTGAACGTCGGCGCGCCGACGATAACGCTCGACGTCTCGAACACCGGCGATCGCCCGGTGCAGGTCGGCAGCCACTATCATTTCGCGGAAACGAACGCCGGTCTGTCGTTCGACCGGGACAAGGCGCAGGGCATGCGGCTCGACATCCCGGCTGGAACAGCCGTCCGCTTCGAGCCAGGCCAGACGCGTTCGGTGACCCTCATTCCGCTTTCCGGCAAGCGCGAGGTCTATGGCTTCCGCCAGCTCGTCATGGGCAAGCTCTGA
- a CDS encoding DUF1272 domain-containing protein, whose translation MLELRPNCECCDKDLPPDSSEAMICTFECTFCADCVADVLGGVCPNCGGELVRRPVRPAAKLTKYPASTKRVLKAEGCAPIKAA comes from the coding sequence ATGCTGGAGCTGCGCCCCAATTGCGAATGCTGCGACAAGGATTTGCCGCCTGACAGTTCAGAAGCGATGATCTGCACCTTCGAGTGCACGTTCTGCGCCGATTGTGTCGCGGATGTCCTCGGCGGCGTCTGCCCGAACTGCGGCGGCGAACTCGTGCGCCGCCCTGTGCGTCCGGCTGCCAAGCTTACCAAATACCCCGCGTCGACAAAGCGTGTTCTGAAGGCCGAGGGCTGCGCGCCCATCAAGGCCGCGTGA
- a CDS encoding urease subunit gamma produces MNLTPREKDKLLISMAAMVARRRLERGVKLNYPEAIALISDFVVEGARDGRPVAELMEAGAHVIGRDQVMEGIAEMIHDVQVEATFPDGTKLVTVHEPIR; encoded by the coding sequence ATGAACCTCACACCGAGAGAAAAAGACAAGCTGTTGATTTCGATGGCGGCGATGGTCGCGCGGCGGCGGCTGGAGCGGGGCGTCAAGCTCAACTATCCGGAGGCGATCGCGCTGATTTCCGATTTCGTCGTCGAAGGCGCTCGTGATGGGCGTCCGGTGGCGGAGCTGATGGAGGCGGGAGCCCATGTCATCGGTCGTGACCAGGTGATGGAGGGCATCGCCGAGATGATCCACGACGTGCAGGTCGAAGCGACTTTCCCTGACGGCACAAAGCTTGTGACCGTCCACGAGCCGATCCGCTGA
- a CDS encoding urease accessory protein UreD produces MTNAAAATRPQRAEGRGHLAAKTLDGRTRLQELYQEGAAKIRLPDTFDSSMEAVIINTAGGLTGGDRMNWSVAAAPGARIDVTTQACEKIYKASAGTAEVTTSITVGAGARVDWLPQETILFDRSSLFRRLDVDLDDDAEFLAVEAILLGRKAMGEVVDTGLFRDRWRIRKAGRLCHAEDLQLEGNVASLAGVDAVLGGKVAFATLLYVGPRAEAYLGAVRPLLEGHMGGASSWAGKLVVRLSASDGFALRKILIPIISTLRNGAPVPKVWNL; encoded by the coding sequence ATGACGAACGCGGCGGCAGCCACGAGACCGCAGAGAGCCGAGGGGCGCGGGCATCTGGCTGCGAAGACGCTCGACGGGCGCACGCGCCTGCAAGAGCTCTATCAGGAGGGAGCGGCCAAGATCCGGCTTCCGGATACGTTCGATTCCTCCATGGAGGCCGTCATCATCAATACGGCAGGCGGGCTCACCGGCGGCGACCGGATGAACTGGAGCGTCGCGGCGGCGCCCGGTGCCCGCATCGACGTAACCACGCAGGCCTGTGAGAAGATCTACAAGGCATCGGCTGGAACGGCCGAGGTCACCACCAGCATTACCGTCGGCGCAGGCGCGCGGGTGGACTGGCTGCCGCAGGAAACCATTCTCTTCGATCGTTCGTCACTGTTTCGTCGGCTCGACGTCGATCTCGATGACGATGCCGAATTCCTGGCGGTCGAGGCCATCCTGCTTGGCCGCAAGGCGATGGGGGAGGTGGTGGATACCGGCCTCTTTCGCGACCGCTGGCGCATCCGCAAGGCTGGCAGGCTCTGCCATGCCGAGGATCTGCAGCTTGAGGGCAATGTCGCATCGCTTGCCGGTGTTGATGCCGTACTCGGCGGCAAGGTTGCTTTTGCGACGCTGCTCTATGTCGGGCCGCGGGCTGAAGCCTACCTTGGCGCGGTACGACCGTTGCTCGAGGGGCATATGGGCGGCGCCAGCAGCTGGGCCGGCAAGCTCGTCGTGCGTCTTTCGGCCTCCGATGGTTTTGCGCTCAGAAAAATTCTCATCCCGATCATTTCGACCTTGCGCAATGGAGCGCCGGTACCGAAAGTCTGGAATCTCTAG
- the urtE gene encoding urea ABC transporter ATP-binding subunit UrtE codes for MLTVENANLHYGAAQALRGISIKAEMGKITCVLGRNGVGKSSLLRAVTGQHPLSGGTVTFNDTRLNGLPPYARAKQGIGYVPQGREIFPLLTVKENLETGFAPLSRGSKNIPDDIFSLFPVLQTMLGRRGGDLSGGQQQQLAIGRAMVTRPKILVLDEPTEGIQPSIIKDIGRAIRYLRDSTGMAILLVEQYLDFCRELADYVYIMDRGEIVHEGLAETLDTPEARRHLTV; via the coding sequence ATGCTGACAGTCGAAAATGCAAACCTTCACTATGGCGCGGCACAGGCGCTGCGCGGCATTTCCATCAAGGCGGAAATGGGCAAGATCACTTGCGTGCTGGGGCGTAACGGCGTGGGCAAGAGTTCCCTTCTCCGCGCCGTTACCGGCCAGCATCCCTTGTCGGGGGGAACGGTGACGTTCAACGACACCAGGCTCAACGGCCTGCCGCCCTATGCACGCGCCAAGCAGGGCATCGGCTATGTGCCGCAGGGGCGCGAGATCTTTCCCTTGCTGACGGTCAAGGAAAATCTCGAGACCGGCTTTGCGCCACTCTCACGCGGTAGCAAGAATATTCCCGATGATATCTTCAGCCTGTTTCCTGTGCTGCAGACCATGCTTGGACGTCGCGGCGGCGACCTTTCCGGCGGACAACAGCAGCAGCTGGCGATCGGTCGGGCAATGGTGACGCGACCGAAGATCCTCGTGCTCGACGAGCCGACCGAAGGCATCCAGCCGTCGATCATCAAGGATATCGGCCGAGCAATCCGGTATCTGCGCGACAGTACCGGGATGGCAATCCTGCTGGTCGAGCAGTACCTCGATTTCTGCCGCGAACTTGCGGACTACGTCTACATCATGGATCGCGGCGAAATCGTGCACGAGGGTCTTGCGGAAACGCTGGATACGCCGGAAGCGCGTCGTCATCTGACCGTCTGA
- the urtD gene encoding urea ABC transporter ATP-binding protein UrtD has product MIPDVKPNSVLYLNNVSVSFDGFKALNSLSIVIEPGELRAIIGPNGAGKTTMMDIITGKTRPDEGEVFFNGQTDLTKLDEADIAQLGIGRKFQKPTVFESHTVWDNLELALNRKRDVFSTLFYRLSTEDRGRIEEILETVRLTHRRDELAANLSHGQKQWLEIGMLLAQEPKLLLVDEPVAGMTDAETAETAILLKEIAKTRSVVVVEHDMGFIRDLGVKVTCLAEGSVLAEGSIDFVSSDPKVIENYLGR; this is encoded by the coding sequence ATGATCCCTGACGTCAAACCAAACAGCGTTCTCTATCTCAACAACGTCTCGGTTTCCTTCGACGGCTTCAAGGCGTTGAACTCGCTCTCGATCGTCATCGAGCCCGGCGAACTTCGAGCCATCATCGGCCCCAACGGCGCGGGCAAGACGACGATGATGGACATCATCACCGGCAAGACGCGACCGGATGAAGGCGAAGTGTTCTTCAACGGGCAGACCGATCTCACCAAGCTCGACGAAGCCGACATCGCGCAGCTCGGGATCGGCCGCAAGTTTCAGAAGCCGACGGTTTTCGAAAGCCATACGGTCTGGGACAACCTCGAACTCGCCTTGAACCGCAAGCGCGATGTCTTCTCGACGCTGTTCTACCGGCTCTCCACGGAAGACAGGGGGCGCATCGAGGAAATCCTTGAGACGGTGCGGCTGACGCATCGGCGCGACGAACTCGCGGCCAACCTCTCGCATGGCCAGAAGCAGTGGCTGGAGATCGGCATGCTTCTGGCACAGGAGCCGAAGCTGCTGCTGGTCGATGAGCCGGTCGCCGGTATGACGGACGCGGAAACCGCGGAAACGGCGATCCTGCTCAAGGAGATCGCCAAGACCCGCTCGGTGGTCGTCGTCGAGCACGACATGGGCTTCATCCGCGATCTCGGAGTCAAGGTGACCTGCCTTGCCGAAGGTTCGGTGCTGGCCGAGGGATCTATCGATTTCGTGAGCTCCGATCCGAAGGTGATCGAGAACTATCTGGGGCGGTGA
- the urtC gene encoding urea ABC transporter permease subunit UrtC: protein MITAFLLRSLDRKIIAAIVILLAVAVLVPVLNLMTAPTNPLHIPTYIMALFGKYLTYALLALALDLVWGFCGILSLGHGAFFALGGYAMGMYLMRQIGSRGVYGDPILPDFMVFLNWKELPWFWYGFDKFWFAALMVLLVPGLLAFVFGWFAFRSRVNGVYLSIITQAMTYALLLAFFRNDMGFGGNNGMTDFKEILGFSVQADGTRAALFAATAIFLALSLMIASAIVRSKFGKVLVGVRDAESRTRFLGYRVEHFKLFTFVVSAMMAGIAGALYVPQVGIINPGEFAPANSIEVVIWTAVGGRSTLIGPIIGAILVNGGKTIFTGLFPEFWLFALGGLFVLVTLFLPKGIVGTIGQYFTRRKPKTEAPPPALQEEGVDAKIQPAE, encoded by the coding sequence ATGATTACGGCCTTCCTGCTCCGGTCTCTCGACCGCAAGATCATTGCTGCGATCGTCATTCTGCTTGCCGTCGCCGTGCTGGTGCCGGTGCTCAACCTGATGACTGCGCCGACCAACCCGCTGCATATCCCGACCTACATCATGGCGCTGTTCGGTAAGTATCTGACCTATGCGCTGCTGGCGCTGGCGCTTGATCTTGTCTGGGGCTTCTGCGGCATTCTCTCGCTCGGCCACGGCGCCTTCTTCGCGCTCGGCGGCTATGCGATGGGCATGTATCTGATGCGCCAGATCGGCTCGCGCGGCGTTTATGGCGACCCGATCCTGCCTGACTTCATGGTGTTCCTGAACTGGAAGGAACTGCCGTGGTTCTGGTACGGCTTTGACAAGTTCTGGTTCGCGGCGCTGATGGTTCTTTTGGTGCCGGGACTACTGGCCTTCGTGTTCGGCTGGTTCGCCTTCCGCTCACGCGTCAACGGCGTCTACCTCTCGATCATCACGCAGGCGATGACCTACGCGCTGCTGCTCGCCTTCTTCCGTAACGACATGGGCTTCGGCGGCAACAACGGCATGACCGACTTCAAGGAAATCCTCGGCTTCAGCGTGCAGGCGGATGGCACACGTGCTGCGCTGTTTGCCGCGACCGCCATCTTCCTTGCCCTGTCGCTCATGATTGCCTCCGCTATCGTCCGCTCGAAGTTCGGCAAGGTGCTGGTTGGCGTGCGTGATGCGGAAAGCCGCACGCGCTTCCTCGGCTATCGTGTCGAACATTTCAAGCTCTTCACCTTCGTGGTCTCCGCGATGATGGCGGGCATTGCCGGGGCGCTCTACGTGCCGCAGGTCGGCATCATCAACCCAGGCGAATTTGCGCCGGCCAACTCCATCGAAGTGGTCATCTGGACGGCGGTTGGCGGACGCTCGACGCTGATCGGGCCGATCATCGGCGCCATTCTGGTCAACGGCGGCAAGACGATATTCACGGGTCTCTTCCCAGAATTCTGGCTGTTCGCGCTCGGCGGTCTGTTCGTCCTCGTCACGCTGTTCCTGCCGAAGGGGATCGTCGGGACCATCGGCCAGTATTTCACGCGCCGCAAGCCGAAGACGGAGGCGCCGCCGCCCGCCCTTCAGGAAGAGGGCGTCGATGCAAAAATCCAGCCGGCGGAGTGA
- the urtB gene encoding urea ABC transporter permease subunit UrtB, protein MYRAIKILLLTLCLAMPAFATVLKAQEDIHPLIDALGVGDFPEREAAIKALVASKDPRVGEILKLLSDGQLYVNSETGGPVLVQGGTEDEPTYADPISGEVVSDVDPDYMSKVKINNSLRTVIATVTSQLTLLSPDRGARLAAAQGLLKDADPANLDLLTSALAEEKDAEVKNAMEAARAVMVLKSDVSAEEKKAAIDTVAARGGRDALTILNSAMATAPEELRGAIQTHINAINRSLAIWDVGQNVWYGLSLGSVLLLAAIGLAITFGVMGVINMAHGEMVMIGAYTTYVVQEYISSAFPELGNYSLAFSVPVAFVFTGFVGLVIERVVIRYLYGRPLETLLATWGVSLILQQAVRTIFGPTNREVRNPSWMSGAFELGGLSITWNRLWIIVFSMAVFFALLVLLKRSAFGLQMRAVTQNRRMASSMGIRTGWVDAFTFALGSGIAGIAGVALSQIDNVSPNLGQSYIIDSFMVVVFGGVGNLWGTLVGALSLGVLNKFLEPFAGAVLGKILVLVLIILFIQKRPRGLFALKGRAVEA, encoded by the coding sequence ATGTATCGCGCCATCAAGATTTTGCTTTTGACCTTATGCCTGGCCATGCCGGCTTTTGCGACCGTGCTCAAAGCGCAGGAAGATATTCACCCGCTTATCGATGCGCTTGGCGTCGGCGATTTCCCTGAGCGCGAAGCCGCGATCAAGGCACTGGTCGCCTCCAAGGATCCGCGTGTCGGCGAGATCCTCAAGCTGCTGAGCGACGGCCAGCTTTACGTGAATTCTGAGACCGGCGGTCCGGTGCTGGTGCAGGGCGGCACCGAGGACGAGCCGACCTATGCCGACCCGATTTCCGGCGAGGTCGTTTCCGACGTCGATCCCGACTACATGTCCAAGGTCAAGATCAACAATTCGCTGCGCACGGTGATTGCCACCGTCACGAGCCAGCTGACGCTCCTGAGCCCGGATCGTGGCGCGCGGCTTGCTGCAGCCCAAGGACTGCTCAAGGACGCCGATCCGGCAAATCTCGATTTGCTCACTTCGGCGCTGGCCGAGGAGAAGGACGCCGAGGTCAAGAATGCGATGGAAGCGGCGCGCGCCGTCATGGTGCTGAAGAGCGATGTCAGCGCCGAAGAGAAGAAGGCCGCGATCGATACGGTCGCTGCGCGCGGCGGACGCGATGCGCTGACCATCCTGAATTCGGCGATGGCGACAGCGCCTGAGGAGCTGAGGGGGGCGATCCAGACCCATATCAACGCGATCAACCGCAGCCTGGCGATTTGGGATGTCGGGCAGAACGTCTGGTACGGGCTGTCGCTCGGCTCGGTGCTGCTGCTCGCCGCGATCGGCCTTGCCATCACCTTCGGCGTCATGGGCGTCATCAACATGGCGCATGGCGAAATGGTGATGATCGGCGCTTACACGACCTACGTCGTGCAGGAGTACATCAGCTCCGCATTTCCTGAACTTGGAAACTACTCGCTGGCTTTCTCCGTGCCGGTGGCCTTCGTCTTCACCGGCTTTGTCGGTCTTGTCATCGAGCGCGTCGTCATCCGCTATCTCTATGGCCGGCCGCTGGAAACGCTGCTTGCCACCTGGGGTGTGTCGCTGATCCTGCAGCAGGCGGTTCGCACGATCTTCGGACCGACGAACCGTGAGGTGCGCAATCCGAGCTGGATGTCCGGGGCGTTCGAGCTGGGCGGGCTCTCGATCACCTGGAACCGCCTCTGGATCATCGTCTTCTCGATGGCCGTATTCTTCGCGCTGCTCGTTCTCCTGAAGCGCTCCGCCTTCGGTCTGCAGATGCGCGCGGTCACGCAGAACCGCCGCATGGCCTCGTCAATGGGTATCCGCACCGGCTGGGTCGATGCATTCACCTTCGCGCTCGGCTCCGGCATTGCCGGTATCGCGGGCGTCGCGCTCAGCCAGATCGACAACGTGTCGCCGAACCTTGGCCAGAGCTACATCATCGACAGCTTCATGGTCGTGGTCTTCGGTGGGGTCGGCAATCTCTGGGGCACGCTCGTCGGCGCGCTGTCGCTTGGCGTGCTCAACAAGTTCCTCGAGCCTTTCGCCGGCGCCGTGCTCGGCAAGATCCTGGTGCTGGTTCTCATCATTCTCTTCATCCAGAAGCGTCCGCGTGGGCTCTTCGCACTCAAAGGAAGGGCGGTGGAAGCATGA
- the urtA gene encoding urea ABC transporter substrate-binding protein, with amino-acid sequence MNLKSYITGAALGAVMSATAAFHGAVAADDTIKVGVLHSLSGTMAISETTLKDAMLMLIDEQNKKGGLLGKKLEAVVVDPASDWPLFAEKARELIEKDKVAAVFGCWTSSSRKSVLPVFEELNSILFYPVQYEGEESSRNIFYTGAAPNQQAIPAVDYLMEKEGVKRFVLEGTDYVYPRTTNKILEAYLESKGIPKEDIVINYTPFGFSDWQTEVKKIKEFGAAGKKTAVVSTINGDANVPFYKELGNQGIKATDIPVVAFSVGEEELAGLDTKPLVGHLAAWNYFESVESPANKKFIKQWHDFTKNDKRVTNDPMEAAYIGFNAWVKAVQAAGTTDTDKVLDTIIGTTVPNLSGGYATVMPNHHITKPVLIGEIQANGQFEIVQQTPAVVGDEWSDFLPDSKDLISDWRKPMNCGNFNVATGKCGGKGS; translated from the coding sequence ATGAATCTCAAGTCCTATATCACGGGCGCCGCACTCGGCGCCGTCATGTCGGCCACGGCCGCATTCCACGGAGCCGTTGCGGCTGACGACACCATCAAGGTCGGCGTTCTGCATTCGCTGTCCGGCACGATGGCGATCTCCGAAACGACGCTGAAAGACGCCATGCTGATGCTCATCGATGAGCAGAACAAGAAGGGTGGCCTTCTCGGCAAGAAGCTCGAAGCCGTGGTCGTCGACCCGGCATCGGATTGGCCGCTGTTTGCCGAAAAGGCACGCGAGCTGATCGAAAAGGACAAGGTCGCGGCTGTCTTCGGTTGCTGGACGTCGTCCTCGCGCAAGTCGGTTCTGCCGGTTTTCGAAGAACTTAACTCCATCCTCTTCTACCCGGTTCAGTATGAAGGCGAAGAGTCCTCGCGCAACATCTTCTACACGGGTGCCGCTCCGAACCAGCAGGCCATCCCGGCTGTCGACTACCTGATGGAGAAGGAAGGCGTTAAGCGCTTCGTTCTCGAAGGCACCGACTATGTCTATCCGCGCACGACGAACAAGATCCTGGAAGCCTATCTCGAGTCCAAGGGCATTCCGAAGGAAGACATCGTCATCAACTACACGCCGTTCGGCTTCTCCGACTGGCAGACGGAAGTGAAGAAGATCAAGGAATTCGGCGCTGCCGGCAAGAAGACTGCCGTGGTCTCCACCATCAACGGTGACGCGAACGTTCCTTTCTACAAGGAACTCGGCAACCAGGGCATCAAGGCAACCGACATCCCGGTCGTCGCCTTCTCGGTCGGCGAAGAAGAGCTTGCCGGTCTCGACACCAAGCCGCTCGTCGGTCACCTCGCTGCCTGGAACTACTTCGAGTCGGTCGAAAGCCCGGCCAACAAGAAGTTCATCAAGCAGTGGCACGACTTCACCAAGAACGACAAGCGCGTGACCAACGACCCGATGGAAGCTGCCTATATCGGCTTCAACGCCTGGGTTAAGGCTGTCCAGGCTGCCGGCACGACCGACACGGACAAGGTTCTCGACACGATCATCGGGACCACGGTTCCGAACTTGTCGGGCGGCTATGCCACCGTCATGCCGAACCACCACATCACCAAGCCGGTTCTGATCGGTGAAATCCAGGCGAACGGCCAGTTCGAAATCGTCCAGCAGACCCCGGCAGTTGTCGGCGACGAATGGTCCGATTTCCTGCCGGACTCCAAGGACCTCATCTCCGATTGGCGCAAGCCCATGAACTGCGGCAACTTCAATGTTGCCACGGGCAAGTGCGGCGGCAAGGGCTCCTGA